The DNA window GCTTGTTCCTGATCCTGGAAGTCTACATTGGTTCCTTGTTTCATACTGCTGACTTCTGCAGCACAAGTGAGCCCCTGATCTTTGAGGTCTACATGGGCTTGACATTGTACATCACTGGTCCTTTGAGCACTGTCATGGGTATTCTGCTTGCGTTGGAGGTTGGCATTGTCCTGTCCATTCTGTTCATGATGCTTGGCAGGTCCATCTGCAGAAAGTCAAATTTTAGCAATCATTATAATTTCAAAGGAGCAAAAGACCATGTTATTTAAACTTGCATTTTGATGACACGAATAGCATTGTAAGAGAtgtaatgttcatgtcaattatTCAAACACTGATTTATAAATTCCAAAAAATCTGAATATTAACTCATATTAATACAGTATGCAACATGGGATTCAGAGTGCATGACTGCAAGTACTCTTCAGTTGGCAGAGGACATTTGATATAGTTCTTACAAAATACTTGCCCAACAAAAACTTTTTCATAGAATGTAGGTATGTATAGTTTTGGTTTTCTGGTCTTCAGCCATCACCAAAAACTTATCCAACTCAACTTGTGACCTTTGTACTCCAAAACATTGGAGACAAACAGAATAAGGTATTATCCAGTAGGTGAATAACACATGATGCCTTTCTATTGAATCAATATGTGCTAGACTACTTACCACATGTGTAGCCATCACATAATTGCTTTACTGGTAGTGCATCATCATCTAGgcaggaaaaaagaaaagataaaaataagAACTCAGATCCTCAACACTGCCACAGTCACACTGCCAGAGCTAAATGTACCAAGATGGTGTTAAAACTGAAGGTGCTAGAGTAAGGATAGAAGGATGAAAAAGACGAGGGCAAAGAAAGTGAAGGGGGGGGTTGTGTTAGTTTATGAAGAGCTTGGGTGAGGCTAAGAAAAGGGAGGTTTTACTTTATATAACAACTTCCAAATTAGTACTAATAGAATTGTTCTAAATTAATAACTACTTTTAGGCATTATATGTATGGGAACCCCATATACAACATGATCAGCTACCTTCACTAAAATGAAAGTATTGAACATTATGTTTTAGTATTATTAGTTGcatcaaaagaaaatatttacatgaacATTGTTTTCGTTTTCTCTTTTGCTTTCTTGTTAGTTGCGGTCGTTTACGCCTCTTTGGCAGTTCTCGGAGGTTTGCAGTTGGCACAACATGCTTTTCTTGATGGAGAGGCAGGTTACCTTCAAGTGGAATCCACCTTTTCATGGCAGTGGACAGCTGTTGCAACTGCGTGGATGCTGAAAGCAATGTTGGAACATCTTGACATAGATAAGAGCTATCCATGAGAACTTTCAGCTCTCCTCTAAGCTGTACTTGAGCTTTTCTCAAATCAGGTGATGCAAGGCATGTAGATGTCAACTTCTTTGTCACTGTTTTTGGTTGAGTATGGGTGAGATCATCATGGTAGCTATCACTAGTACCTGGAATGGAGCATTTACTGAGTGCATCTGTTGACAAGAAATCATCATCAAGATTAAGATATGGGCAATTCCTGTACTTTGGTGACAAGGAATCCCATGTGGCATCTGTGAATTTGAAAACTGCAAACATATGCTTGCACGGCAAAAAGGTACACCGGAATGAAATGCAGTCACAACTAGGATATCTGTCATTGTCTCCCAGATCAATGACATACTCTTGTGATGTTGTTTCACTCTTTACCAAAAACTTGCTGGAACTTATTTCTTTGATGTCAGCTTTGGTGTAGTGGAAGGCAGCAAGTATTCTCttcaggcaagtcgttacaaaATTTCGTGGCCGATTGTGAAGGTAGTCTGGGATCTCTTTGCTGTACGCTTTATACTGACTACTACAGCTGTAGTTTTTCTGAGTGTATGATAACACCTGCTCTGGAACGAATTCGGTGACCAGCAGTTCCACTAATGATGAAATTGTTCCTGTGCACGAAAGACTCAAGTAAAAACTTTTGAGGGCGTTGTTCAGTGCCTCAACACCGTTGTTAGTGTTAACAGCAATGCAGAAATCCTCTGGTCCATATGCTCTACACCATCTCTGCAATAATATAATGAGTaggaaatatttgtaaatgtaaaatatcagagtatttaaaaaaatcaatgtgGTGTGTAGTCATAAAATCAAAATGCCCACCACCtgaaacatacaaacaaaacaggGCCACAGTTAGTACAGATATTAGCATTGTTAATCCTGTAACTGACAAGAGAATGTGATTGTACAATGCCTACCAGAAAATTGTTCCATCCATTTAAAAATTGTTGAAACAGCTTTGCTATCTGATGCATAACACAGTTCTTTAAGTCAGTAAAGGGAAACCAAGACCTGCCAGTATCTTCAAAATTCTTTATAAGCAACTTTGTTATTACTATGGAAAGCAAGAACTTGCTTTTTACTACTGTATTCCTGCATTCTATTAACATACTGGATCCAAAACAGTCATTCAACTTGATGCAATTATATCTCCTTTCCTTCATAAATTTGTCTTGTTCTCGTATGCATTTTACATCCTTTTGTAAAAGCTAAGGGGATTTAGCCATAGGacaaacatactgtacacattggTATGCCGGGAAACACATCTCGAACGGATTAAATGGGAAGAAAACAGAGTACCTGAAGAAAAGGCTAGAGGTTGGTCAAGTCTCGAACCCATGCACATGTGAAAGACAGTGGTGCACAGTCTGCCACCCTAACTGCAATGCATCTGACATTACAAAGTGGGGGCATGTAGGAATAATTTGACCATAATTATTCAAATTGAGTGAACAATTATAGAAGCAGCAAAGTGAGAGGAATACAATTAGAAAACGTTAAAAGTGATGAAGGAGCAACATATTTCACTTTAATGTAATTGTTAAAAGCAATCATTTAAGGGTGTTCTAGTGGCATTTATGAGTCTAAATTTGCAAAGTTCCTCTTGTGATAAATGACGACAGATAGTCTAACTATATTGTCCattgtttttaactttaagCTAAACCATTTGAATAGTAAATTAGGGTCTGCACTCTCTTAGCATGATCAGGTTTCATTTCTTGTTAGCAACTGTAGGGTCCATATACCTTTACAATAATCCCATTTAATTATAAAGATAACCTTGGTTCGAGTTTAATCATTAATGGCACAAAACTACTTGCAATTTGTTTTTCGTTCACAGCATTATATGTATATGCAAAAACTTGTTACAATTGGTAAGCAGCAGAAGCAAGGTATGGGAAAAAAATCAGTTTCACCATTGACATTTAATACAAAAGTCCctaagaaaaatgagaaaaagcaTACATAAGACAAACACACACCAAAAGAgacaattaaacacaaagaaagagaGGGAAAATGAGCCAATGTGCAGAAGCAAGTGCAAAATAATCCATTGCATAATGTATCCATTACTTACATTTATTTGACATTCCTTTTAATACCTGTAAAATAATGAATCAATGCTTTAAACTTTTTCTGATTGTAATTAACAGATATTTTATGTTAACTGCTTTGTTAATGATAGTCTTAAATAGAAAAATAGTTTACAAAAGATGACAAGTAGTTCAAGGCTCTAATTTCAGTTTGTAATTTCAAgtattgttgtttttgtgtgaTTAGAAGTTCATAACTTGTTATTACAGCTCTGTGAACAAACCAGTAACCTTAGCTGTATGCAACACCTTATATTTGTCAGCTAATTCCTACAATATCAGCACATTTAAAAGAATAACAAATGGATCAATTGGTAtcaaaaaacatattaaatatttgtatGAAGGAACAGTTTAacaactgaaagaaaaattattttttagaTTTTGATTGTTTAAATACTTTCTTTCTTATTATGAACTGAAACATAATTTATTACCTCAGGGATACAAAACCATCTGCTTTCCAGATAATCCTTTACATGACTGTTTCTTTTGTACAAGGCAGAGCTTCTTAGATTGGTCATTTCTGTTGTACAGCTGTCTTTGGTAGAGGCAACAGCAACCTTTCTTAACCTCTGCAGAAACTCCTGTTTGTCTTCATCGTTAAGTTGATTTTTGCCTGTCGAGAAGATAGGTTTAAGGCTTAACTactaataaatacaaaatgtagACCCTTGTATGTAAACATCGTTAGTGTTAGCTGTGCAGacaggggcgggggggggggggttagtagCAGAGCCAATTAAGACTCCTGGACATGATGGCAGTCAATCACAGGTTATCACCAATGCTGAGTGAAGCTCAGACATGAATAACCAGTCAATGCAGTCAATGCAAATGATACACATCACCTCGCCTCTAGTACCATACAGAGGGGTGGCTAATGTGTGAACATACAGAGAGACAAATGGACCAACAgacaaataaacagatgaaCAGTAACAATGTTATGTCCCCTCTTCACCAACTTTATCGGCAGAGAGATAATAAGTGCTTTGCATAAAGACATAACACAGGTGCATTGACCAGGAATCAAACAGGAACCTCTTGCTGTGTGGCTTTGCTAAAACTTTTTAAAAAGAAGAGTACTAATATCTCTAGGGTTGAGTTAACTTACCATCCTTGCTCCATCGCAACCATGCCTGTTCCCTGTGAAAGGCACATAAAAACTTCCGTGTACCAGGGAACACTGCTTGCAGTGCTTGGTATTCTTGTTCAGAATAGTCAAGCATGAAGAACTTGGGGTTCCATTCAGGGTTCCATCTTTTGATGATGTCAAGGGCCTCTGTTATGGCAACAGTCGTTTCATCCTCTGTGATGAATTCAGCCACAGGACTATAACCAACATTGGTCCTCACAACTACCAAGAACAGGGGCAGAGCATATTTTGTCGTCTTGTAGGTGGCATCAATGAGCACCATGTCTCCATAACGCTTTAATAGCAGTTGTTGCTGGCTGGTCTGATGGATgaacaggaaagtagtgctttCTCTGGTGTCGTAGATGTCGTCATCCCTATCATCTATTTCTTGGACAAAGCCTTGTGTTTTGGGCTTTCTATGGATCCGCACATCTGAGACAGCTGTTTGTTTTGACTTGTCTGAGCACTTgcgaagaaaaaaacaatcttgcTTGTCTTCATTTTGCCATGCCTTCACTTTTTCCTCTAGATTGAgttggtcaaattttgaaaacctgcCTTTACATAGTGCCAGATGGATGTAGTTTCTTATTGTTCTGTTTGTGGGGAAATAGCACCTGTCATGTTTCAGAGGCTTGGAGTCAGGACAAAGCTCATTATAGACAAAATGCTCAAGAGTCTTTCTTATCAAGGGTACTGATATAATGCCTTGTGCCACATATTCATCAATCTTGTTCCTAACTTCAGGATGAATATGCTTGGAAAAACCACTTTCAAGTGATACTTTGTGTGTGTCATGTGCAGCAATCTGTGGAAGCTTGACATGGATGACATTTGTACCTTGTACAGAATTTTCTGTCAACTTTGCTTCCAAAATGGCCAGCTTTGCAGATCTTTGCCTCTGTGAAGCTTGCTCTTCAACTTGATAGTCATCATATCTGAGTAAAAAAGAACCACACGGAAATTGTAACTCAAccttattttttaataaatatttaaattaattcttACATTTTAtcttaaactttcaattttctCAGTGATCAACAGATCAATGTTATGATTTGTTGACAGTGTGTCAAATGTTAATGACCTACACTTTTATACATTCAGCAGCGTCACCGGAAATGACTCACCACACACAGTTTGATACATTATACTATAGTATTAAAGCAAAAAGtctgaaaaaaagtgaaaaaatgcAATTGCAAACTTGAACAGACTTTTGATGAGCAGCAGAAAATCTCCAAGCAGCAAAAATTAGCACCAAACAATGTTGTTTTTGGACATTCTTCATATTAAACAACAGAGTTTGTACTGATCGCATTCGATTAGAGCTAcatcaaaattattaaactgaACTCTCACCCTGTGCGATAAACCGGAacatacacatttcattatgaATATGATTTTGAGTATTTTCATTACCTTGTTATATATCTAACAAAGATCTTTGCTTGGCAATTCATCTTCTTGGTATTCTGCACAAGAAAACGTTTTTTCCGTAAATAATCATGATGTCCATGTTGCACCTGTAGAAGTAAGTAAGCCCATAATATgctataataaaaaataacatgaTAAATTGAAACATATTTAATATGAGATGATTCCAAACTCTGTCATAATTGTCATTCATACTCTGTTCCATATGACGTCTCATCCTACATGCATGCCAATCCGAAGGCAATCATCAATTTCAAATCAAAACACCTGCTATTAAGATGACATCAATGTTCATCATCAATACCAAAGGATACAACATACATGCTAAAGATATAAATGTTTTGtagaaataacaaaacaaatagtaaAGATTTACCTTCTGTGTTGCTGTGCGACTGCATTTGTATGCTTTTCCATACTGGCACATATAGATTTTCCTTCTGTTGATAGAGATTGGGACATTGCCAGCAAAACCCTCAGATTTCCACAACAACCTCCTTTTCTTCTTGTCCTTCACTTGTTTGTTGATGTCATCACtcctttaaaaaaattgttattgcagcacataaaaaaaataatttgttgcTTTGGCTGATAGTTTGTTAGTCAAGACTATTGTGTCCTTTTCTGAGAACTGAAGTGTTTACCTTTTGTCAATTTCTTATCAAATTAATATAGATTAATAAAGAACCAAGCTTTATAATCTGTCCCAAATCATTCATCAACTCAATGTGATAGAACAGTTATGTGTTATCAGCTGACATGAAGGAGGTAAATTGATCAACCAAATGGTTTTCATTAgaaatggaatattttcaattcctagaaagaaaacaatttaattGCAGCCATTGTGCTGATTGAGGTGTTTCTACAACACAGTTATTAGCTGAAGAATTTGTTAGGGTAAATCCTAGCAAATAGAATATGAACAAGAAGGTTTTATATTAACtaaaatttctttaaatattgataCTCTTCAGCAACAAGAATTTTACCAAAAATGGAATGTGGCATGTGCTGTTTTAAGCAATACTTTATCATTAAAGCAGCACTAGAAAGAAATGAGAGCAATCGTTTTTCAAAGATTTATCTTGACCAGAAAGATCAACTTTATACTTCTATAATACATAATCCACAGCTAACGTAAGGGCAAAGACTTAAATGTTCATATTAAAcagaaaaattatttaaaaattagggatttcattttttttttagggatGAACCCCTAAAACTACACTTCCACATAAGTCTAGTGCTCCTTTCATTTATCTTTTAAATTTTCAAGGAAATTTACTTTATGGTTTCAGACTTTTCCAAAGACTAAAACAATTTGCTGTAAATATTGGTTTTAATCCTCAAATAATTTAACGTTTGCCTGGACCCAAACTACAGTTCTGAGCCAATAAAATGTATCAAGATGTATCATGTAACTTCATGTTAATAGTGTTATGCCGttgaattattgtttgtttgagAAGATTATATCGATTTGGCAAAAAACAGTTacattttatcacaattttgGACAAGAAAATGTAGGAGCAATGTGAATGGGACTTTGTTTTCCTGCTGCTGGATACTCACCAAGTCACAAAAGAAGTCAAATATTGCCTAGAATGACAATCCAGTACATCTTCCAACTCCTCCTGAGAGGAAACAAAGCCTGATATGTAAGTGTCAGTCAATTGCAACAGTTTGAATGACCCTGGCATCCAATCATTTGGATCTGTTAACAAAAAATAGGAAACAATCTGACCTTATACTTCAGTTTGACATTACTTTTACTTAGTAGCCCtaatgtaatattgtgtcgagcccgctcctccgatagtaaaactatatcgggacttgcgatagaaaggtactgggatatcttgatgccgtatttacgcttcttcaggagatgtctcgaacgggcgaaaacaatgagttcacagaaaaacaatttgacaagatcggatttgattaatgattcggtataatttcttctctgtcgattctcttacaaataaaactaaattacaatgatttgacttgacttgactccgtcaattaaacaattagaaagagtgatgaaatggtgacgaagcaacgaactgatcacggagcgctgacggagtcataaatttgctgatcaagtgataaactttgctgacggagtgataaattttctgatcaagtgataaactttcgccctccttttacttttataccttacttccataaaatctcactgcgcacaatcagtaggcagccaatgaactgaccatcctgtattaacttaatgatataaaaataagtgcgctggcactgatctgccctgattggttgggagtttggaagtccatccccttttctatggaaacttccataccacgtgagagaaccttctcgaatgttccacagacataatggaatctattttgggaaaaggccctgtaccaagattcaataagatagttaaaaacttctcgtgggaaaactgaatccatgacctagataaatacataagaggccctgTAAGGTATCTCGATGGAgcttttcggtaacatcaaagagatggtatcactatttcataacatccccctcaatcttttaaaatttttggatactccaaaattttaacatcatactgctttaacttatcataatctcaagaaggtagagtactgtaagcacattcactaatattcattgacttcaataaatggtctacatgttacgaattattaaaatgatcatatggtatatacattgacactatctccataaaaaaaattgtgtacctcttcaatattgatgacatcatatgatgtaatctaaaaaaaaaaaacatcattaagatatcttaaagttacatgacacagcaaaatatgcagtatctcttacaaaatacatttatgcatttcatacatcaataatacatttatatcaaaagtgaaatcatgccgtgaattggggagagatcagagaatactagacttagttatcttttaactgaacagaacaccttagCGTTCCATTAAAAATTCGTACATtaaaaaagaaccttaaaatattacaaactcatttacaaaacctcctctttaatgaagtcatagtttcaaaactgctttgaaaccttgtgaatcatatacattcacttcaagaaaatcaagaaaatgtgactcgatagcatggtgaccctaggtatgcactccgaaatgatagtctagtaaagtaccaaagtactagatattcgataccataaaagagaccccatagactatgacatcaacaaatctttcttcaaatttacataatacttaacatcttgtcttttcaACTTCTTGCTTCATGAAGAAATTaacttttgcatgaataattgaggaaaagaaaatatatacataacttcctCAAAAGATCCATACTTTTatttgcttcgataactgttgctgtaagcaaaagttgcacatcttcaatgctgtctctgaatagccttcaatataacatcaatgatgcaatgtaaatatccttaaaatatttctcaatatatgaaaacccatgttgctaatattccggatatgttctaattgccgggtaaacgtttgaacgaattcataaggagaaattAGGTATACTCACTacatatttgttataaaagatgaaactaggtcacttggtggcgttttaaacaataaagcttatattgttacaccatacagtacaatgacttccacttactaggtatgcaggtaaatgccatgacgcattccattcatacaattgtgggtaaaacacctgttcatctgaacttatttaaagcaatatgcagttatacatattaaccatataatgtttgcaacatcctgcctggattgcctgtaatgttcaatcccttttcatggagaaaattcattatttcctctgtgttggaatattttccaacattccaccaaaaatcatgactcttaaagcctgaaggaaaacatggtgtctgataggtgaccagaacctgtaattcacccaatttgtatcgagcacgttggactttcatgtctccttgtggagcatttgcaaaaactttcttttgccttaatatgctatctttcatggaaggatatggaagtgctaatccttcattatgtgctctattctctagaaaggatgcaacattcattggcttagtggtcataagacacatgatgtgatctgaagttacccctggcaaaatgttaccaaactcatcatgaaactcaatatgtgcatcttgcatgacattaacattttctgcattagaagtgttactactcaaaacatttctcattcgagcaaccttttcacttgatgaaccctttgttttcaagacctgacgcaatttctgaatgttggtgatattcttagtttcagaagatgctcttacaaaacatggtttaagcctgttataattgaatacatcactaagaatttctcctttgagagtggccaacaaataatgagtcctatccaaaacttgatggatcactagtggtccacaccattctgcagcaattttacgagagttcgcagtcaaggaggaagacgttggcttatacagatacactaattgacccgttgaataaattgcacccttgtccagttttgcacttatcttaacattttgagcatcttgttgcttcttttgtaagcctaacattacccttgacaaatgatcaaatcgtttatttaacaatgcagcatattctccatgagattgtgataatcctgccattggattgaacgataaatttgtaagatttggtggcttacgtccaaatgcaagttcaaatgggctatagctacctaactgaggagaggaaaatgtgttatatgcataggctgatgttgggacaaatcgtacccaatccgtaccaaactgatttaagttcactttgaggaaatttgaaagagtctgaatgtgtctttcaacctgtaagcttccatgattgcttacactgatgaacttttgttcaatgcccaAAGCcttacttaagagctccactaactttcctgtaagagaagctgccgcatcacttataatacaagacggtggaccaaaggttgtgactaccctctgcaataatgcttcacatattgtttcagcatcaagagtcttaagagaaacacatacaacaaatctagtgatctcatcacaaacaaccatcaaatgtttaaatcctgtagccgttgtgggcatagtcttgaaatccagactaagtctgtcaaaaggacgataagaatcaggaatgcgagcatgatattgtctcaatttgtccggtttcttacggaattcttgacaacggagacatgcctgaatataattactgatgcgttgaaacatattgcgcagatagaaatgctgtctaatggtcaaatatgtacgcattacaccctgatgattacttaacaagtcatcgtgatatcgagatattatctgttctaccatagtctcaggtatgactaactgaagagtcatcttagcatcattagtctcatgcaaaaatatcctgaataacaaactattacataacaaataatcctctgcttgagaacgaacagttctagcatgcttaacattacttggaataatgtcgtgtgcaagaaaatcataaattggtttgtagtaaggacaagtttgttgttgaatttgcaactcttttacatcaaatggcagatcatagtttttgatcagctttccttgaattgccttcatgactttattcaattccttttgttttggaatgtgtcctgtaaccaaatgatcaatgtttgttattacTGGCTTCGgctgaacaaataattctggTGGTGGTTCTCTGACTACCTCTGGCACTCTATGTctactctgatccactaatcttggctctgaaggttgagaaacacttgtaaaatttggcacaactaacATGTCTGGGCTAAATGAAGGTCcattttcactcggcatagtAATAGTAGGCCTTTGAATACATGTTTCTCTCTCATCAGTAGAAATAACTGGTGTAGTCGtcttttgtgactcagattgtggtctctgtgtagCATGATCACtagaatgtgttgccttaggaatGGATGTCCTAttaactctatttgttgatactttggctggggaatcctgcttggactcctttgtg is part of the Apostichopus japonicus isolate 1M-3 chromosome 22, ASM3797524v1, whole genome shotgun sequence genome and encodes:
- the LOC139964047 gene encoding uncharacterized protein — protein: MPGSFKLLQLTDTYISGFVSSQEELEDVLDCHSRQYLTSFVTWSDDINKQVKDKKKRRLLWKSEGFAGNVPISINRRKIYMCQYGKAYKCSRTATQKVQHGHHDYLRKKRFLVQNTKKMNCQAKIFVRYITRYDDYQVEEQASQRQRSAKLAILEAKLTENSVQGTNVIHVKLPQIAAHDTHKVSLESGFSKHIHPEVRNKIDEYVAQGIISVPLIRKTLEHFVYNELCPDSKPLKHDRCYFPTNRTIRNYIHLALCKGRFSKFDQLNLEEKVKAWQNEDKQDCFFLRKCSDKSKQTAVSDVRIHRKPKTQGFVQEIDDRDDDIYDTRESTTFLFIHQTSQQQLLLKRYGDMVLIDATYKTTKYALPLFLVVVRTNVGYSPVAEFITEDETTVAITEALDIIKRWNPEWNPKFFMLDYSEQEYQALQAVFPGTRKFLCAFHREQAWLRWSKDGKNQLNDEDKQEFLQRLRKVAVASTKDSCTTEMTNLRSSALYKRNSHVKDYLESRWFCIPEHTTLIFLNTLIFYIYKYFLLIILLQRWCRAYGPEDFCIAVNTNNGVEALNNALKSFYLSLSCTGTISSLVELLVTEFVPEQVLSYTQKNYSCSSQYKAYSKEIPDYLHNRPRNFVTTCLKRILAAFHYTKADIKEISSSKFLVKSETTSQEYVIDLGDNDRYPSCDCISFRCTFLPCKHMFAVFKFTDATWDSLSPKYRNCPYLNLDDDFLSTDALSKCSIPGTSDSYHDDLTHTQPKTVTKKLTSTCLASPDLRKAQVQLRGELKVLMDSSYLCQDVPTLLSASTQLQQLSTAMKRWIPLEGNLPLHQEKHVVPTANLRELPKRRKRPQLTRKQKRKRKQCSYDDALPVKQLCDGYTCDGPAKHHEQNGQDNANLQRKQNTHDSAQRTSDVQCQAHVDLKDQGLTCAAEVSSMKQGTNVDFQDQEQAISNEGFQRRVQSYKTSNKLQQLMDFISTVHLILGRQPHDCVTKLNAGSLPPANSIMYEAGLEKTKLDFVLNIISGAAADIIKTPSLSKQTDLFQLLVATILIAASNNLSFKEIEEMFKIQPSHLIQLEGTTCIKPGKGKFRVGNTTFQESDLDSLNHGKWLNDQVIHAYLNLLMSEHPGKVYMFSSFLSLKWQSGAYNDWLYKKVDLTKFRWLFVPIFHSHHWFLLAADTISNTVYVLNSLDKPKEDEIFYHHWCKYINARNKVVAHKISAMKWVSYSKGQQLDGSSCGVFLLMNAEAILNNVPAGLMRQHHVKTYRKYVQKRLLMSARSNKNSICDMPFCVKPDGSNIKWVQCDACDRWCHLCCSALTSVDKSASFFCIYCS